One part of the Haliaeetus albicilla chromosome 27, bHalAlb1.1, whole genome shotgun sequence genome encodes these proteins:
- the GDF9 gene encoding growth/differentiation factor 9: protein MESTWRICVCFYCCLHWLSSSIQCSPRSRGRVVSDKTSGLSVAPEDNASELHLLSQLPKGMRRGYALLPPLLKVLSDRGHQNWESEAPRLQPGSRALQYMKRLYKMSATKEGIPKANKSHLYNTVRLFTPCSECKHHHRDLMKGDVHLVDLLFNLDRVTALEHLLKSVLLYSFDTSVPISSSITCMCHLSVKEHDSSSQVCPSLSHSIPFSLQFEVRKRKWVEIDVTSFLQPLIATNRRNIHMAVNVTCLMGDPQQNTKLENAINMALVPPSLLLYLNDTSEQAYHRWNSLRHRRKNPVWPRQRNSPLVDPTGGKGKENSQGKRASRQRRAENLKEAPATPPHNLSKYIKQFLLPQNECELHNFRLSFSQLKWDKWIIAPHRYSPQYCKGDCPRVVGHRYGSPVHTMVQNIIYEKLDSSVPKPSCVPAEYSPLSVLTIEPDGSIVYKEYEDMIATKCTCR, encoded by the exons ATGGAGAGTACTTGGAgaatttgtgtttgtttctattGCTGTCTTCATTGGCTTTCTTCTAGCATCCAGTGCTCCCCTCGTTCCAGGGGTCGTGTAGTCTCTGACAAGACCTCTGGGTTATCGGTAGCCCCTGAGGACAACGCCAGTGAGCTACATCTGTTGTCGCAGCTGCCAAAAGGCATGAGACGTGGATatgccctcctgcctccccttcTCAAGGTGCTGTCTGACCGGGGACACCAGAACTGGGAAAGCGAGGCCCCCAGGCTACAGCCAGGGTCCAGAGCTCTTCAGTACATGAAGAGGCTATATAAGATGTCTGCTACCAAGGAGGGAATCCCAAAGGCTAATAAAAGCCACCTCTATAACACTGTACGACTTTTCACTCCGTGTTCTGAATGCAAGCACCACCACAGGGACCTAATGAAAG GAGATGTTCACTTGGTGGATTTACTCTTCAACCTGGATCGTGTTACTGCTCTAGAGCACTTACTCAAGTCTGTCTTGCTCTATTCCTTTGACACATCAGTTcccatttcttcttccattaCATGCATGTGCCATTTATCTGTTAAGGAGCATGATTCTTCTAGCCAAGTGTGTCCCAGCCTCTCGCACTCTATACCTTTTAGCCTGCAATTTGAAGTTAGAAAACGCAAGTGGGTTGAGATTGATGTGACTTCTTTTCTCCAGCCTCTAATTGCTACTAACAGGAGGAATATTCATATGGCTGTGAATGTCACTTGTTTGATGGGTGATCCACAACAGAACACTAAACTGGAAAATGCAATTAATATGGCACTGGTTCccccttctcttcttctttATCTGAATGATACCAGTGAGCAAGCTTATCACAGGTGGAACTCACTtagacacagaaggaaaaacccAGTGTGGCCCAGGCAAAGGAACAGTCCGCTTGTTGATCCTACGGGtggcaaaggaaaagagaattcACAAGGTAAAAGGGCCTCTCGACAGCGAAGAGCTGAGAATCTTAAAGAAGCACCAGCAACTCCACCTCATAATTTGagcaaatatataaaacaatttCTGCTCCCTCAAAATGAGTGTGAGCTTCACAACTTCCGTCTAAGTTTTAGCCAACTAAAATGGGACAAATGGATAATAGCACCACACAGGTACAGCCCTCAGTATTGTAAAGGTGACTGCCCAAGGGTTGTTGGGCATCGTTACGGCTCTCCGGTACACACAATGGTACAGAACATAATATATGAGAAACTGGACTCCTCTGTTCCAAAGCCCTCCTGTGTTCCTGCTGAATACAGCCCACTGAGTGTCTTAACCATAGAGCCCGATGGCTCCATAGTCTACAAAGAGTATGAAGATATGATAGCTACCAAGTGCACTTGTCGGTAG
- the UQCRQ gene encoding cytochrome b-c1 complex subunit 8: MGLHFGNLARVRHVITYSLSPFEQRAFPNVFSHGLPNIWRRFSSQVFKVVPPFVGAYLLYSWGMQEFERLKRKNPADYENDQ; the protein is encoded by the exons ATGGGCCTTCACTTCGGGAACCTGGCGCGGGTTCGCCATGTCATCACCTACAGCCTCTCGCCCTTCGAGCAGCGCGCCTTCCCCAACGTCTTCTCCCACGGGCTGCCCAACATCTGGCGGCGTTTCAGCTCCCAGGTCTTCAAGGTGGTGCCCC cctttgtgGGAGCCTATCTCCTGTACTCCTGGGGAATGCAAGAGTTTGAGAGACTGAAGAGGAAGAACCCTGCTGACTATGAAAATGACCAGTAA